The sequence gtatttcatatACCATTCGGATGAACGGTAAATGAAACACTATCCACCCTGACTTCTCGTACGGCCGTCGGATATGACATGTCCGATGAGGATTTGCTGCGCGTAATAGCATACAGAGGCggatttcttcttcctcgctcTTTCCACCGCGTTGTTCCCCTCGGCAGCTCTCGTGGTCCTGTGGCGCAGTGGTAGCAGGCTAGCAGCTGTGACCCCAAACGGCAGGATGAGCCACCTCCGCCTGTATCCTGGCCGGTGAATGGGGGAGGATCCGCTGCCGGAGAAATATTTATCAAATTATCAGTACAAGTGACTATCAAATTGTCAGTACACATGAACATGATCCAGGAGTTCAACCGTGGACTCTGTTATGAGGTCCTCTGTTCTCTCAAGCCACGCTACCGCCATAGTCCATACAAGACACAATGACTAGCACACGTGCTTTTTCGGAAGATTTGACATGTGCAACAACTAATTAGATTGAACTAAAGTTTGTATAGGTACAAAGATAGACAGGCAATAATCCCGTATCACGTTCGCATGGGAAAAATGGACGTCCACATAATCCTAACACCAGGTAGCGAGTGGAGATCCCCTTCCCCTAAACGGAGGGGTGGGGCTAGATCGATTTTAAACAACATTTCCGAACACCCTATAGCTCGTCCTTGTCGTACGACAGCTCCGACTCCTTGGCCGACTCCTTCTCTTCCACCTCGGGCTGCTCCTCagcctcgtcttcctcctcaaCTGTCGCATAAGGGCTCAGGTCCAAGCTCTTCTGCACCGACTTGTAGATGCTAGATGCGAACTCCTTGGGGTCAGGGAGGTTGAACCCACTCTCCATCAGGGCGGTCTGGTACACCAGCCTCGCCGTCTGCTTCAAGCCCTCGCTCTGTTGCATCGTTGTAAACGTCAGTCCACATGGTTTCCCCGACATACTTGTAGATCTGCAAAGCATTTGGAAGGAGTTTTTATTACCTCGCTGTCCTGGGCGACCTTGTCGCGGAGCTCCTTGATGATGGGGTGCCTGGGGTTGATCTCCAGCACCCTCTTGCCACGCATGTACGCCTGCTTGCTCGAGTCCGAGAGGGTCTGCGCTTGCATGATCTTCTCCATGTTGGCGCTCCACCCGTACTTGGAGGTGTCAACAACGCAGGGTGTGTTGTGCAGCCGGTTGCTGATCTTCACCGAGTCCACGTTCTCGCTCTCCAGGGCCTTCTTCCACCAGTCAGTCAGCTCCTTGAATGACTCCTTGAGGTCCTTGAGCTTCGAGTCCTTGCCCAGCTTCAGGCCCTCCTTGGACACGTTCTGGAACTTCTTGTCCTCGTAGTCCATCAAGTATTGCATCAGGTACTCGTCCACTGGGTCGGTGAAGAAGATAACCTGTGAAACAAATACACGTGCAATGCTAATTCACAAAC comes from Panicum virgatum strain AP13 chromosome 4K, P.virgatum_v5, whole genome shotgun sequence and encodes:
- the LOC120705261 gene encoding endoplasmin homolog, which codes for MQYLMDYEDKKFQNVSKEGLKLGKDSKLKDLKESFKELTDWWKKALESENVDSVKISNRLHNTPCVVDTSKYGWSANMEKIMQAQTLSDSSKQAYMRGKRVLEINPRHPIIKELRDKVAQDSESEGLKQTARLVYQTALMESGFNLPDPKEFASSIYKSVQKSLDLSPYATVEEEDEAEEQPEVEEKESAKESELSYDKDEL